Proteins from a genomic interval of Ensifer canadensis:
- a CDS encoding glycoside hydrolase family 16 protein: MRSIRPHRLALLTCLATGLAGSAMAQEGATGTSFLDNFDTLDTGHWYVSDGWNNGPHQNCTWSKKQAVVVDGILELKFEEGKTGERNYACGEVQTRKRFGYGTYEARIKSADGSGLNSAFFTYIGPADKKAHDEIDFEVLGKNPAKVQLNQYVSAKGGNEKLADVPGGANQGFNDYAFVWEKERIRYYVNGELVHEVTDPAKIPSNAQKIFFSLWGTDTLSDWMGTFNYKGPTALQVDRIAFTAPNDKCQFAESVACKLN, encoded by the coding sequence ATGAGATCGATCAGACCTCACCGCCTCGCCCTTCTCACATGTCTCGCCACCGGCCTTGCCGGCTCCGCAATGGCACAGGAAGGTGCCACCGGCACGTCGTTCCTCGACAACTTCGACACGCTCGACACCGGCCACTGGTATGTTTCGGATGGCTGGAACAACGGGCCGCACCAGAACTGCACCTGGTCGAAGAAGCAGGCGGTGGTCGTTGACGGCATCCTTGAACTGAAGTTCGAGGAGGGCAAGACAGGCGAACGCAACTATGCCTGCGGCGAGGTCCAGACCCGCAAGCGGTTCGGCTATGGGACCTACGAAGCCCGCATCAAGTCCGCCGACGGATCGGGGCTGAACTCAGCCTTCTTTACCTATATCGGTCCTGCCGACAAAAAGGCGCATGACGAGATCGACTTCGAAGTGCTCGGCAAGAACCCGGCAAAGGTGCAGCTCAATCAGTACGTCTCCGCCAAGGGCGGCAACGAGAAGCTCGCCGACGTACCGGGCGGCGCCAACCAAGGCTTCAACGACTACGCCTTCGTCTGGGAGAAGGAGCGTATCCGTTACTACGTCAATGGTGAACTGGTTCACGAAGTGACCGATCCCGCCAAGATCCCGTCCAACGCCCAGAAGATCTTCTTCAGCCTGTGGGGCACCGACACCCTCAGCGATTGGATGGGCACCTTTAACTACAAGGGGCCGACAGCGCTGCAGGTTGACCGGATCGCCTTCACCGCACCCAACGACAAGTGCCAGTTCGCCGAGTCCGTCGCCTGCAAATTGAACTGA
- a CDS encoding acyltransferase family protein yields MDANISSRINLMRIVLISGIVFVHVPHDPQTSPFLGTYGFLDWLRVFLGDSLFRVGVPCLSAISGYLMFRRGLDTFDYKKTLRTKARTVLLPFLLWNLAFLALVYVAQLKNIGFGYLPDVVNATPREWLSLAFALEALPINVPLYFLRDLLLCILLSPLLAWLIKRYPLQTLGILLAFAVLPLPNGIFLKKSILFGFCTGIYLSLHRIDTKLLDPYARSITAVFLAAAVALSIVLYQTGPEFPVWVDMLRSLTALSGIVGSWAVSALLVRTRLGERLARTGGLSFWIFCAHYPLLIVSWMVWNRTEIADYRLFYFTIPFITIAILVAAHGLAKRLAPGLTAVLTGSRTGSSQANARPDTGRRSDYSPQQRT; encoded by the coding sequence ATGGACGCGAACATTTCCTCGCGGATCAATTTGATGCGCATCGTGCTGATCTCGGGCATCGTCTTCGTACATGTGCCGCATGATCCGCAAACCAGCCCGTTCCTGGGAACCTATGGGTTTCTGGACTGGCTGCGCGTGTTTTTGGGCGACAGCCTGTTTCGCGTCGGCGTTCCCTGCCTCAGCGCGATCTCGGGCTATCTCATGTTCCGACGCGGTCTGGATACGTTCGATTATAAGAAGACGCTTCGGACCAAGGCGCGCACGGTGCTGCTTCCCTTCCTTCTGTGGAACCTCGCGTTTCTCGCACTCGTCTATGTGGCGCAGCTCAAGAATATTGGCTTCGGCTACCTTCCCGATGTGGTCAATGCCACGCCACGCGAATGGCTGAGCCTTGCTTTCGCGCTTGAGGCGCTGCCGATCAACGTTCCACTCTACTTTCTGCGCGATCTGCTGCTATGCATCCTGCTCTCGCCATTGTTGGCCTGGCTGATCAAGCGCTATCCGCTGCAAACGCTTGGCATTCTGCTCGCCTTCGCCGTGCTTCCACTGCCGAATGGCATCTTCCTGAAGAAATCTATCCTTTTCGGCTTCTGCACCGGTATCTATCTGAGCCTGCATCGCATCGATACCAAGCTGCTCGACCCCTATGCCCGATCGATCACCGCCGTTTTCCTCGCCGCCGCTGTCGCGCTCTCGATCGTTCTTTACCAGACGGGTCCGGAGTTCCCGGTCTGGGTCGATATGCTGCGCAGCCTGACAGCACTTTCCGGAATCGTCGGATCCTGGGCCGTTTCAGCGCTTCTCGTGCGCACCCGGCTCGGCGAACGCCTGGCGCGTACCGGTGGCCTCAGCTTCTGGATCTTCTGTGCCCATTACCCCCTGCTCATCGTTTCCTGGATGGTCTGGAATCGCACCGAGATCGCCGACTATCGCCTGTTCTATTTCACGATCCCGTTCATCACGATCGCCATTCTCGTTGCCGCGCATGGGCTTGCCAAGCGCCTGGCACCGGGCCTCACCGCCGTCCTGACCGGCAGCCGCACCGGCTCCTCCCAAGCCAACGCGCGCCCGGATACCGGCCGTCGCTCCGACTACTCGCCACAGCAAAGGACCTGA